In Variovorax paradoxus, a single genomic region encodes these proteins:
- a CDS encoding SdrD B-like domain-containing protein, producing the protein MFSTPSNLPDASARRDLFSNPAQAPSGRWRRGLARLAAPLAGLLLAAAAHAAPQVSGLVHVPDILPAGGTVTSTVTIADTDSLPIDAPGASFTYTIPANAIYMGMAAVPSGTCTSSVPEGSAGFGTLTCSGITLAANQQLDFKVLLRTLTQGTLSVTAAPVGGGASETKAITVNQGADVAVSINAPATAPSGSTVPIVFTVTNNGPDTSTGSTLTYPIPTGLTVSSTGLPSGCSISGSLLTCNVPATPATAGSNTRTFSINGVVTAGAGSTITHQPAVAPAGAVGDGVSTNNSATANTTVTAGYVLALAKSHDGGQVLVGQRFNFRLSPSFSGSPPTGVTLTDTIPANFAIQTPIPPVAGWTCSVSGQTLSCTRSNIGGNNGASVALGDIVVPVIAMTAGTGVVNQATVSATGPIANSATGSVPADVAVSAADFRADKRRSWPQNNVPLGQAFDYQVGSTNLGSTRLLAGSTIQLVDDVPAGVQINSVTQRDGYTCTVTKGGATVVPTPVVPVPGPATVTCTRTLTADIGVDTSGGNTARNGGYIIVNATIPALPPGGGQVVNSMCVNVALPAAAPTLGADPDANTGNDCTSLGTGVNDNATAADVRVLKRVVGIGNSAGNRQIAGQDITWQIEVVNDGPSEAQNVAVTDTFAQVMGAGTVSQTANGGTFAGTCALPANGGGFGSTSLTGCTLSTLPVCRASTDPASALPLCPVIQVVAKHYGDGASATDHGFSIDNTARAVAATPADPNLANNDGSTTAYLVARSDVVVTKSASPASVPVGQLLTYTLTARNQSLAQGSLSRAYDVHVVDTLPAGLMFISATASGGGSCSTQPSTTQPTGTGTTNNQLECAWTSLDRNVQQTVTVRVRPLYVLNGTTVTNNVHVSTATPELSTANNDASVPATITAPVYDLVVTKRDDVDPVNVGDDVGYTITVSNNSASTAEDVRMVDILPLPGPNGEAPPTLVSVSIPTGAPAGTSFALASGAAIGSAGGQIVFTIPTLGGSGATSTGETNSLQFRVVLRGVSRGTFQNNAKVDFFDAARNVYDAVQGNNTVAENTTFRFKADVEVVSKVAVVKGTNTPLANASSGQPFDWFVQLRNNGPDSAETTSFTDTLPAALVLDGTPVFTVTGGVFTPVAPTCTGASGSTTVSCAITSMPANGTATVRIPVRFASGNPPANGTEIVNRAHIVTTGSGDTNGGADPNAGNNFNEGRVTVQNSALSGRVYEDLNGNGLIDSGEPGIAGVTMRLTGTDSMGNAISLTTTTDSNGNWGFTVPAGTYSVTEDQPAAYLPGITRAGTVSGAGSAQGTVPTTGAGVTSGPNGSNANRIDNIVLGTGGSSSANNFGEVRASSLAGRVYQDADYSGTSTTGDPGIAGVTVTLAGTDMFGNPVSKTTTTATGTGNYLFDNLLPGLYKLTETQPAGFADGSDAAGTAGGTVGNDVVSDIALRSNAAATGYDFGELLTRIGVRVFVDANNDGIPQAGDTGIPNVELRLTGTDAAGNPVNILAVATGTTGSYEFRNVPPSGAGGYTITETQPANYAPGKANNNGLPGTPQAGGNAITGVTVSGTNVPLTQGDYYFGELLPGGISGRVYYDRDGSGVQNAPGEPGIAGVTITLTGTDINGQSVTRTTTTDASGDYSFPNLAPGSYTVTETRPQGYEPGITRAGNVSGTGSTAGTVPTGGAGVSNGPNGSTANAIQNIVLGAVGAGSAGNNFSAVRPASLAGYVYADVAPSNGVRDSGEPGIAGTTVRVTGTDFLGNAVDRTVQTGADGGYLFDKLVPGTYQIDETQPAGVADGPESLGTVNGAPRGVANPGNVNDRFGGIALVSEDVGIDYNFGERGGQIAGWVYVDNNNDGIRQAGEPGIPGVTLTLTGRSASGLAVNATVVTDATGRYVFTGLLPADAAGYTIRETQPVTYADGLDAVGTLDGVPSGTLGNDVISAIAYRGGNGDNYNFGERGASLAGTVYNDANRNGTREPQDLPIPGVTITLTGTDAAGQPVTRTAVTDANGRYELPGLPLPGSGGYTITETQPAGYEEGIAVPGTLGGTAQGPNQIRVNITGLDAHGTGYDFTEHSSQPASLTGNVWFDLNHNRSRDSGEGGGEGWTVELLRCADGGNACAENAATVLYSVTTGADGGYRFGDLVPGEYRVRFRSPDGRYVGGVWPTDASQNGAGGPYPTPSPSDPRFTIKVRVNPGANVQKQDLPYDPGGVVYDSVSGTPVPGAVVRLVGPPGFDPAQHLFDGRDSYTTGPSGYYDFFVLPGAPAGEYRLVVTPPGNYLPSSIYPAAAGALGTQSCSAPANGPAPAQTNPCVVSPGAALVPGAGYYMVFQMPGGGGQHVVANNIPLDPSDATLIELRKTTSKLTVKKGELLPYRITARNTRGNPVPGVAVVDTLPPGFRYVPGSLTVRTLPGGVALPVVPQLNGRQLVVPGQNFAPNETKEYLMVAGVGVGVGEGEFVNQVVATQGVGGRTLSNLATATVRVVPDALFDCTDVIGKVYDDRNANGYQDEGEPGIANVRIATVNGVLVTTDAEGRYHIACAAIPKEGTGSNLVLKLDERTLPSGYRTTSENPAAERATRGKVLKINFGATVHRVVRLALQGAAFEDGAAALRPGFVPELDRTVSVLAEKTSVLRLAYRAAPGEPASLGRQRTDAVKAAVLARWKQLGEQRARADGNAPPLFNLDVEVELVPAATQEGSKP; encoded by the coding sequence ATGTTCAGCACCCCATCGAATCTGCCGGACGCGTCGGCGCGACGCGACCTGTTTTCCAACCCCGCCCAGGCGCCTTCGGGCCGCTGGCGGCGCGGACTGGCACGCCTTGCCGCACCGCTCGCGGGGCTGCTGCTCGCGGCGGCGGCGCATGCGGCGCCGCAGGTGTCGGGCCTGGTGCATGTGCCGGACATCCTCCCGGCCGGCGGCACGGTCACCAGCACGGTCACCATTGCCGACACCGACAGCCTGCCGATCGACGCGCCCGGCGCCTCGTTCACCTACACCATCCCCGCGAACGCCATCTACATGGGCATGGCGGCGGTCCCGTCGGGCACTTGCACCTCCAGCGTGCCCGAGGGTTCGGCCGGATTCGGCACGCTGACCTGCTCGGGCATCACGCTCGCGGCGAACCAGCAGCTGGACTTCAAGGTGCTGCTGCGCACGCTCACGCAGGGCACGCTGAGCGTGACCGCGGCGCCCGTCGGCGGCGGCGCCAGCGAGACCAAGGCCATCACCGTGAACCAGGGCGCCGACGTGGCGGTGAGCATCAACGCGCCGGCCACCGCGCCCAGCGGCTCGACGGTGCCGATCGTCTTCACGGTCACCAACAACGGCCCCGACACCAGCACCGGCTCGACGCTGACCTATCCCATCCCCACGGGCCTGACGGTCTCAAGCACTGGCCTGCCCTCGGGCTGCTCGATCAGCGGCAGCCTGCTGACCTGCAACGTGCCGGCCACGCCGGCCACCGCCGGCAGCAACACGCGCACCTTCAGCATCAACGGCGTGGTCACCGCGGGCGCGGGTTCCACCATCACGCACCAGCCGGCCGTGGCGCCGGCGGGCGCGGTGGGCGACGGCGTTTCCACCAACAACAGCGCCACCGCCAACACCACCGTGACCGCAGGCTACGTGCTGGCGCTTGCCAAGAGCCATGACGGCGGCCAGGTGCTGGTCGGCCAGCGCTTCAACTTCAGGCTGAGCCCCAGCTTCAGCGGCAGCCCGCCCACCGGCGTGACGCTGACCGACACCATTCCCGCCAACTTCGCCATCCAGACGCCCATTCCCCCGGTCGCCGGCTGGACCTGCTCCGTCAGCGGCCAGACGCTGAGCTGCACGCGCAGCAACATCGGCGGCAACAACGGCGCCAGCGTGGCGCTGGGCGACATCGTGGTGCCGGTCATCGCCATGACCGCGGGCACCGGCGTGGTCAACCAGGCCACGGTGAGCGCGACCGGCCCCATCGCCAATTCCGCCACCGGCAGCGTGCCGGCCGACGTGGCGGTTTCCGCCGCCGACTTCCGCGCCGACAAGCGCCGCAGCTGGCCGCAGAACAACGTGCCGCTGGGCCAGGCCTTCGACTACCAGGTCGGCAGCACCAACCTGGGCAGCACCCGCCTGCTGGCCGGCAGCACCATCCAGCTGGTGGACGACGTGCCCGCCGGCGTGCAGATCAACAGCGTCACGCAGCGCGACGGCTACACCTGCACCGTGACCAAGGGCGGCGCCACCGTGGTGCCCACGCCCGTCGTGCCCGTGCCCGGCCCCGCCACGGTGACCTGCACGCGCACGCTCACGGCCGACATCGGCGTGGACACCTCGGGCGGCAACACCGCGCGCAACGGCGGCTACATCATCGTGAACGCCACCATCCCGGCGCTGCCGCCGGGCGGCGGCCAGGTGGTCAACAGCATGTGCGTGAACGTGGCGCTGCCCGCGGCCGCGCCCACGCTCGGCGCCGACCCCGACGCCAACACCGGCAACGACTGCACGAGCCTGGGCACCGGCGTGAACGACAACGCCACCGCCGCCGACGTGCGGGTGCTCAAGCGCGTGGTGGGCATCGGCAACAGTGCCGGCAACCGCCAGATCGCGGGCCAGGACATCACCTGGCAGATCGAAGTGGTCAACGACGGCCCCTCCGAGGCGCAGAACGTCGCTGTCACCGACACCTTCGCTCAGGTGATGGGCGCCGGCACCGTCTCGCAGACGGCCAACGGCGGCACCTTCGCGGGCACCTGCGCGCTGCCGGCCAACGGCGGCGGCTTCGGCAGCACCTCGCTCACCGGCTGCACGCTGTCGACCCTGCCGGTCTGCCGCGCCAGCACCGACCCCGCCAGCGCCTTGCCGCTGTGCCCGGTCATCCAGGTCGTCGCCAAGCATTATGGCGACGGTGCCTCGGCCACCGATCACGGCTTCTCGATCGACAACACGGCACGCGCCGTGGCGGCCACGCCGGCCGACCCGAACCTGGCCAACAACGACGGCAGCACCACCGCCTACCTGGTCGCGCGCAGCGACGTGGTGGTCACCAAGTCGGCCAGCCCGGCCTCGGTGCCGGTCGGCCAGCTGCTCACCTACACGCTCACCGCGCGCAACCAGAGCCTGGCGCAGGGCAGCCTCAGCCGCGCCTACGACGTGCACGTGGTCGACACGCTGCCGGCCGGGCTGATGTTCATCTCGGCCACCGCCTCGGGCGGCGGCAGTTGCAGCACGCAGCCGAGCACCACGCAGCCCACGGGCACCGGCACCACCAACAACCAGCTCGAGTGCGCCTGGACCTCGCTCGACCGCAACGTGCAGCAGACCGTCACGGTGCGCGTGCGCCCGCTGTACGTGCTCAACGGCACCACGGTGACCAACAACGTGCACGTCTCCACGGCAACGCCGGAGCTCAGCACGGCCAACAACGACGCCTCGGTGCCGGCCACGATCACCGCGCCGGTGTACGACCTGGTGGTCACCAAGCGCGACGACGTCGACCCGGTGAATGTGGGCGACGACGTGGGCTACACCATCACGGTGTCGAACAACAGCGCGTCGACCGCGGAAGACGTGCGCATGGTCGACATCCTGCCGCTGCCCGGCCCGAACGGCGAGGCGCCGCCCACGCTGGTGTCGGTGAGCATCCCGACAGGCGCTCCCGCGGGCACCAGCTTCGCGCTGGCCAGCGGCGCGGCCATCGGCTCGGCCGGCGGGCAGATCGTGTTCACCATCCCGACGCTGGGCGGCAGCGGCGCCACGTCCACCGGCGAAACCAATTCGCTGCAGTTCCGCGTGGTGCTGCGCGGCGTGTCGCGCGGCACCTTCCAGAACAACGCCAAGGTCGATTTCTTCGACGCCGCGCGCAACGTCTACGACGCGGTGCAGGGCAACAACACGGTGGCCGAGAACACCACCTTCCGCTTCAAGGCCGACGTGGAAGTGGTCTCGAAGGTGGCCGTGGTCAAGGGCACCAACACGCCGCTGGCGAACGCATCGTCGGGCCAGCCCTTCGACTGGTTCGTGCAACTGCGCAACAACGGTCCCGACAGCGCCGAGACCACCAGCTTCACCGACACGCTGCCCGCGGCCCTGGTGCTGGACGGCACGCCCGTGTTCACCGTGACCGGCGGCGTCTTCACGCCCGTCGCGCCCACCTGCACCGGCGCCTCCGGCAGCACGACGGTGAGCTGCGCGATCACCTCGATGCCCGCCAACGGCACCGCCACCGTGCGCATTCCGGTGCGCTTCGCGAGCGGCAACCCGCCGGCCAACGGCACCGAGATCGTCAACCGCGCGCACATCGTCACCACCGGCTCGGGCGACACCAACGGCGGCGCCGATCCCAACGCCGGCAACAACTTCAACGAAGGCCGCGTCACGGTGCAGAACAGCGCGCTGTCCGGCCGCGTCTATGAAGACCTCAACGGCAACGGCCTGATCGACAGCGGCGAGCCCGGCATCGCCGGCGTCACCATGCGCCTGACCGGCACCGACAGCATGGGCAACGCCATCTCGCTGACCACCACCACGGACAGCAACGGCAACTGGGGCTTCACCGTGCCCGCCGGCACCTACAGCGTGACCGAGGACCAGCCCGCCGCGTACCTGCCGGGCATCACCCGCGCGGGCACCGTCAGCGGCGCGGGAAGCGCGCAAGGCACCGTGCCCACCACCGGCGCGGGCGTCACCAGCGGCCCGAACGGCTCCAACGCCAACCGCATCGACAACATCGTGCTCGGCACGGGCGGCAGCTCGTCCGCCAACAACTTCGGCGAAGTGCGCGCGTCGAGCCTGGCGGGCCGCGTCTACCAGGACGCCGACTACAGCGGCACATCGACCACGGGCGACCCCGGCATCGCGGGCGTGACCGTCACGCTCGCCGGCACCGACATGTTCGGCAACCCGGTGTCGAAGACCACCACCACGGCCACCGGCACGGGCAACTATCTCTTCGACAACCTGCTGCCCGGCCTCTACAAGCTGACCGAAACGCAGCCCGCGGGCTTCGCCGACGGCAGCGACGCGGCCGGCACCGCCGGCGGCACCGTGGGCAACGACGTGGTGAGCGACATCGCGCTGCGCTCCAACGCCGCCGCCACCGGCTACGACTTCGGCGAGTTGCTCACCCGCATCGGCGTGCGCGTGTTCGTCGACGCCAACAACGACGGCATTCCGCAGGCGGGCGACACCGGCATCCCGAACGTCGAGCTGCGCCTGACGGGCACCGACGCCGCGGGCAACCCGGTGAACATCCTCGCGGTGGCCACGGGCACCACCGGCAGCTACGAGTTCCGCAACGTGCCGCCCTCGGGCGCCGGCGGCTACACCATCACCGAGACGCAGCCGGCCAACTACGCGCCGGGCAAGGCCAACAACAACGGGCTGCCCGGCACGCCGCAGGCCGGCGGCAACGCCATCACCGGCGTGACCGTCTCGGGCACCAACGTGCCGCTGACGCAGGGCGACTACTACTTCGGCGAGCTGCTGCCCGGCGGCATCTCGGGCCGCGTGTACTACGACCGCGACGGCAGCGGCGTGCAGAACGCGCCGGGCGAGCCGGGCATCGCGGGCGTGACCATCACGCTCACGGGCACCGACATCAACGGCCAGAGCGTCACGCGCACCACCACCACCGACGCCAGCGGCGACTACAGCTTCCCGAACCTCGCGCCGGGCAGCTACACCGTGACCGAGACGCGGCCGCAGGGCTACGAGCCCGGCATCACCCGCGCCGGCAACGTCAGCGGCACGGGCAGCACCGCGGGCACCGTGCCCACCGGCGGCGCCGGCGTGAGCAACGGGCCCAACGGCTCGACCGCCAACGCGATCCAGAACATCGTGCTCGGCGCGGTGGGCGCGGGCTCGGCCGGCAACAACTTCTCGGCCGTCAGGCCCGCCAGCCTGGCCGGCTACGTGTACGCCGACGTGGCGCCGTCGAACGGCGTGCGCGACAGCGGCGAGCCCGGCATCGCCGGCACCACGGTGCGCGTCACCGGCACCGACTTCCTGGGCAACGCCGTGGACCGCACGGTGCAGACCGGTGCCGACGGCGGCTACCTGTTCGACAAGCTCGTGCCCGGCACCTACCAGATCGACGAGACGCAGCCCGCCGGCGTGGCCGACGGCCCCGAGTCGCTCGGCACCGTGAACGGCGCGCCGCGCGGCGTGGCCAATCCGGGCAACGTGAACGACCGTTTCGGCGGCATCGCGCTGGTGTCGGAAGACGTGGGCATCGACTACAACTTCGGCGAGCGCGGCGGCCAGATCGCGGGCTGGGTGTACGTCGACAACAACAACGACGGCATCCGCCAGGCCGGCGAGCCCGGCATCCCCGGCGTCACGCTCACGCTGACCGGCCGCTCGGCCAGCGGCCTGGCGGTGAACGCCACCGTGGTCACCGACGCCACCGGCCGCTATGTCTTCACCGGCCTGCTGCCGGCCGACGCCGCCGGCTACACCATCCGCGAGACGCAGCCCGTGACCTATGCCGACGGCCTGGACGCCGTGGGCACGCTCGACGGCGTGCCCAGCGGCACGCTGGGCAACGACGTCATCAGCGCCATCGCCTACCGCGGCGGCAACGGCGACAACTACAACTTCGGCGAACGCGGCGCCTCGCTGGCGGGCACCGTCTACAACGACGCCAACCGCAACGGCACACGCGAGCCGCAGGACCTGCCGATCCCGGGCGTGACCATCACGCTCACCGGCACCGACGCCGCGGGCCAGCCGGTGACGCGCACCGCCGTCACCGACGCCAACGGCCGCTACGAGCTGCCCGGCCTGCCGCTGCCCGGCAGCGGCGGCTACACCATCACCGAGACGCAGCCGGCCGGCTACGAGGAAGGCATCGCCGTGCCCGGCACCCTGGGCGGCACCGCGCAGGGCCCGAACCAGATCCGCGTGAACATCACCGGGCTGGACGCGCACGGCACCGGCTACGACTTCACCGAGCACAGCAGCCAGCCCGCCTCGCTCACCGGCAACGTGTGGTTCGACCTGAACCACAACCGCAGCCGCGATTCGGGCGAGGGCGGCGGCGAAGGCTGGACCGTGGAGCTGCTGCGCTGCGCCGACGGCGGCAACGCCTGCGCCGAGAACGCGGCCACCGTGCTCTACAGCGTGACCACCGGCGCCGACGGCGGCTACCGCTTCGGCGACCTCGTGCCGGGCGAATACCGCGTGCGCTTCCGCTCGCCGGACGGCCGCTACGTCGGCGGCGTGTGGCCGACCGACGCATCGCAGAACGGCGCGGGCGGCCCGTACCCCACGCCTTCGCCGAGCGATCCGCGCTTCACCATCAAGGTGCGAGTGAACCCGGGCGCCAACGTGCAGAAGCAGGACCTGCCGTACGACCCGGGCGGCGTGGTGTACGACAGCGTCAGCGGCACGCCCGTGCCCGGCGCGGTGGTGCGCCTGGTGGGCCCGCCCGGGTTCGATCCGGCGCAGCACCTGTTCGACGGCCGCGACAGCTACACGACCGGTCCGTCGGGCTACTACGACTTCTTCGTGCTGCCGGGCGCGCCGGCCGGCGAGTACCGCCTGGTGGTCACGCCGCCGGGCAACTACCTGCCCTCGTCGATCTATCCGGCCGCCGCCGGCGCGCTGGGCACGCAGTCGTGCTCGGCCCCGGCCAACGGCCCGGCGCCCGCGCAGACCAACCCCTGCGTGGTGAGCCCCGGCGCGGCCCTGGTGCCGGGCGCGGGTTACTACATGGTGTTCCAGATGCCGGGCGGCGGCGGCCAGCACGTGGTGGCCAACAACATTCCGCTGGACCCGTCGGACGCCACGCTCATCGAGTTGCGCAAGACGACCTCGAAGCTCACCGTGAAGAAGGGCGAGCTGCTGCCGTACCGCATCACGGCGCGCAACACGCGCGGCAACCCCGTGCCGGGCGTGGCCGTGGTCGACACGCTGCCGCCGGGCTTTCGCTACGTGCCGGGCTCGCTCACGGTGCGCACGCTGCCCGGCGGCGTGGCGCTGCCGGTGGTGCCGCAGCTCAACGGCCGCCAGCTGGTGGTGCCCGGCCAGAACTTCGCGCCCAACGAGACCAAGGAATACCTGATGGTCGCGGGCGTGGGGGTCGGCGTGGGCGAGGGCGAGTTCGTCAACCAGGTCGTCGCCACGCAGGGCGTGGGCGGCCGCACGCTGTCGAACCTGGCCACCGCCACCGTGCGGGTGGTGCCCGACGCGCTGTTCGACTGCACCGACGTGATCGGCAAGGTCTACGACGACAGGAACGCCAACGGCTACCAGGACGAGGGCGAGCCCGGCATCGCGAACGTGCGCATCGCCACCGTCAACGGCGTGCTGGTGACCACCGACGCCGAGGGCCGCTACCACATCGCCTGCGCCGCCATTCCGAAGGAAGGCACCGGCAGCAACCTGGTGCTGAAGCTCGACGAGCGCACGCTGCCATCGGGCTACCGCACCACCAGCGAGAACCCGGCGGCCGAGCGCGCCACGCGCGGCAAGGTGCTGAAGATCAACTTCGGCGCCACCGTGCACCGCGTGGTGCGGCTCGCGCTGCAGGGCGCGGCCTTCGAGGACGGCGCCGCCGCGCTGCGCCCCGGCTTCGTGCCCGAGCTCGACCGCACGGTGAGCGTGCTGGCGGAGAAGACCTCGGTGCTGCGGCTGGCCTACCGCGCCGCGCCCGGCGAGCCCGCATCGCTGGGCCGCCAGCGCACCGACGCGGTGAAGGCCGCGGTGCTCGCGCGCTGGAAGCAGCTGGGCGAGCAGCGCGCCCGCGCCGACGGCAACGCGCCGCCGCTGTTCAACCTCGACGTCGAGGTCGAACTCGTGCCCGCCGCCACGCAGGAGGGCAGCAAGCCATGA